In a single window of the Botrytis cinerea B05.10 chromosome 12, complete sequence genome:
- the Bcatp17 gene encoding Bcatp17 yields MSFVTRRALSTLIPPKVASPSGLGAAKDAARMQRVVSFYEKLPRGPAPEIKAKGLLGRYQAKYFGKNPSATPIIHALIFLVGIGYAQNYYFHLRHHKNNAH; encoded by the exons ATGAGTTTCGTTACACGCAGAGCTCTTTCCACCCTCATCCCCCCCAAG GTTGCTTCTCCATCT GGACTCGGAGCTGCCAAAGATGCTGCCCGTATGCAACGTGTAGTTAGCTTCTACGAGAAGCTTCCCCGCGGACCAGCACCAGAGATTAAGGCCAAGGGTTTGTTGGGTAGATACCAAGCCAAGTACTTCGGAAAGAACCCTTCTGCCACACCTATCATTCACGCCTTGATCTTTTTGGTCGGTATTGGTTATGCTCAAAACTACTACTTCCACTTGC GTCACCACAAGAACAATGCTCACTAG
- the Bcprp2 gene encoding Bcprp2: protein MDDLESLEILSLVQRVASELHNHLGISDKTLAEFVIAQRAECSSLEEFQKKLEAIGGDFPQSLVESVDRLVLTMHPKFKGGKGRNGTSAENGNVKVEEKTKVFRGLALPDKKPAWQDEDESSNDYATNGADAIDDTLALLEGLAPKAQPVDDTLALLEGLAPTAQPVKLERSNRKRSRSPDQDYDRGRSRRDRHRSRSRSGDEPRRRRKHEHDEEDEFGRTRKSHKSSRRKREDDNYKRPRTPEIDDEVVLQKIYDGHVTSVKDFGAFVNIHGVKGKVDGLVHVSALVEGQRVNHPSDLVSRNQPVKVKVIKVEGNRIGLSMKEVDQETGMDLAPQEKFHSGANSAPLGSKNEYGLIDEPIPVFEGQMSRNSRRNKKRMTSPERWEIRQLIASGVVKASDYPDLDEDYNATLNGEGEMELEEDVDIEIREEEPPFLTGQTKQSLELSPIRVVKAPDGSLNRAAMAGTTLAKDRRELKQQEAQDKATEDGAKVDLSAQWNDPMANPDQRQFASDLRTAKQQAPSSEVVPAWKKATQNKNEPLGRRTDMSIKDQRESLPVFRFRSELIKAVHENQLLIVVGDTGSGKTTQLTQYLAEAGFANNGIIGCTQPRRVAAMSVAKRVSEEVGCELGQEVGYTIRFEDCTSPATKIKYMTDGMLQREVLMDPDLKRYSVIMLDEAHERTISTDVLFALLKKTIKRRPDLKIIITSATLDADKFSSYFNECPIFSIPGRTFPVEVMYSREPESDYLDAALVTVMQIHLTEPPGDILLFLTGSEEIDTSCEILYERMKALGPSVPELIILPVYASLPTELQSKIFDPAPPGARKVVIATNIAETSITIDHIYYVIDPGFVKQNAYDPKLGMDSLIVTPISQAQAKQRAGRAGRTGPGKCFRLYTEAAFQSEMLPTSIPEIQRQNLSTTILMLKAMGINDLLHFDFMDPPPTNTMLTALEELYALSALDDEGLLTRLGRKMADFPMEPSLSKVLIAAVDLGCSDELLSIVAMISIPTIFYRPKEKQAQADQKKAKFHDPHGDHLTLLNVYNSWKQNKFASPWCFENFIQARSMKRAKDVRDQLLKIMERYKHPIVSCGRNTDKVRQALCSGFFRNSARKDPQEGYKTLIESTPVYLHPSSALFGKQAEWVIYHTLVMTTKEYMHCTTTIDPKWLVSAAPSFFKVADAGKLSKRKKAERIQPLHNKFAGEDDWRLSAQKRQGRSGGGGTWG, encoded by the coding sequence ATGGACGACCTCGAATCCCTTGAAATCCTTTCTTTGGTCCAGAGAGTGGCCTCTGAACTGCACAATCATCTTGGAATAAGTGATAAAACTCTCGCCGAATTTGTTATTGCGCAACGTGCAGAATGCAGTTCTCTCGAAGAATTCCAGAAGAAGCTCGAGGCAATTGGCGGAGACTTTCCTCAAAGTTTAGTTGAGAGTGTGGATCGCCTGGTTTTGACGATGCATCCGAAGTTCAAAGGTGGCAAAGGTAGAAATGGCACATCGGCTGAAAATGGGAACGTTAAAGTCGAAGAGAAAACAAAGGTCTTCAGAGGTCTGGCATTACCCGACAAGAAACCGGCATGgcaagacgaagacgaatcTTCGAACGACTACGCAACGAACGGAGCTGATGCAATTGACGATACCCTTGCATTATTAGAAGGTCTGGCACCAAAGGCGCAACCTGTCGATGATACCCTTGCCTTATTAGAAGGCTTAGCACCCACGGCGCAACCCGTGAAGCTTGAGAGATCAAACAGAAAACGAAGCAGAAGTCCAGATCAAGATTATGACAGAGGACGAAGTCGCAGAGATAGGCATAGATCCAGATCACGGTCCGGAGATGAACCAAGGAGGCGTCGAAAGCATGAAcatgacgaagaagacgaatTTGGGAGGACGCGAAAGAGCCACAAAAGTAGTcggaggaaaagagaagatgataATTACAAACGACCACGCACCCCCGAAATTGACGATGAAGTTGTTCTACAGAAGATTTATGACGGCCATGTCACTAGTGTTAAGGATTTCGGTGCCTTCGTTAACATACACGGTGTAAAGGGAAAGGTTGATGGACTTGTGCATGTTTCGGCATTAGTGGAAGGGCAACGAGTAAATCATCCATCGGATCTAGTCTCGCGAAACCAACCTGTCAAGGTTAAAGTTATTAAAGTGGAGGGCAACAGAATCGGACTTTCAATGAAGGAGGTTGACCAAGAAACTGGGATGGATTTGGCTCCCCAAGAAAAGTTTCATTCTGGGGCTAATAGTGCTCCTCTTGGTAGCAAGAATGAGTATGGTTTAATTGATGAGCCTATACCAGTATTTGAAGGACAAATGTCGCGAAATTCGAGGAGgaacaagaagagaatgacATCTCCTGAAAGATGGGAGATTCGACAACTGATCGCATCCGGCGTGGTAAAAGCATCGGATTACCCAGATCTAGACGAAGATTACAACGCGACACTGAACGGCGAGGGGGAAATGGAGctggaagaagatgttgatatcgAGATTCGAGAAGAAGAGCCTCCTTTCCTGACTGGGCAAACGAAGCAGTCCTTGGAGTTGTCTCCCATCAGAGTCGTCAAGGCTCCCGATGGCTCACTTAATCGCGCTGCTATGGCAGGTACGACTCTAGCTAAAGACCGTAGGGAATTGAAACAACAGGAAGCTCAAGACAAAGCTACGGAAGATGGAGCGAAGGTTGATCTTTCTGCGCAATGGAATGACCCGATGGCGAATCCAGACCAGAGACAGTTTGCTAGTGATCTTAGAACTGCGAAACAACAAGCACCTAGTAGTGAAGTCGTACCTGCTTGGAAGAAGGCTACTCAGAATAAGAATGAACCTCTAGGTCGCCGCACGGATATGTCCATCAAAGACCAAAGAGAGTCGCTCCCAGTATTCAGATTCCGCTCTGAGTTAATCAAGGCTGTTCATGAGAATCAACTTTTGATCGTAGTTGGTGATACTGGTTCAGGAAAGACGACACAATTAACCCAATATTTAGCTGAGGCTGGTTTTGCTAACAATGGCATAATTGGTTGCACCCAACCTCGTCGTGTCGCTGCTATGTCAGTTGCAAAACGTGTCTCAGAAGAAGTTGGCTGCGAGCTTGGTCAAGAGGTTGGATACACTAttcgatttgaagattgtaCTAGTCCAGCCACGAAGATCAAGTACATGACAGATGGAATGTTGCAGAGAGAAGTACTGATGGATCCTGATCTAAAGCGATACTCTGTCATAATGCTGGACGAAGCTCACGAACGTACCATCTCCACGGACGTTCTCTTTGCATTATTGAAGAAAACGATAAAACGTCGACCAGATctgaaaatcatcatcacatctgCGACTCTTGATGCCGACAAGTTTTCGTCATACTTCAACGAATGTCCCATTTTCTCTATCCCTGGTCGAACTTTCCCTGTAGAAGTCATGTACTCAAGGGAGCCCGAATCTGATTACCTTGATGCTGCTCTGGTTACTGTTATGCAAATTCATTTGACAGAACCTCCTGGAGATATTTTACTGTTCTTGACTGGTAGTGAGGAGATTGACACGTCTTGTGAAATTCTTTACGAGCGTATGAAAGCACTTGGACCTAGTGTTCCAGAGCTGATTATCCTTCCTGTCTATGCATCACTTCCTACAGAATTGCAGAGTAAGATCTTTGACCCTGCACCACCTGGAGCTCGAAAAGTGGTGATTGCCACCAACATTGCCGAGACTTCTATTACTATCGATCATATCTATTACGTTATTGATCCTGGATTTGTCAAACAGAATGCCTATGATCCAAAACTTGGTATGGACTCGTTGATAGTTACCCCAATCTCCCAAGCACAGGCCAAACAGCGTGCAGGACGTGCTGGAAGAACAGGCCCAGGAAAATGTTTCCGTCTCTACACAGAAGCAGCTTTCCAATCTGAGATGTTGCCCACCAGTATACCGGAAATTCAGAGACAAAACTTGTCTACAActattttgatgttgaaggCTATGGGCATCAATGATTTGCTTCATTTCGACTTCATGGATCCACCTCCAACAAACACTATGCTGACAGCTTTGGAAGAATTATACGCCCTTTCAGCtttggatgatgaaggtCTTCTTACTCGTTTGGGCCGTAAGATGGCAGATTTCCCCATGGAACCATCTCTTTCAAAGGTTCTTATTGCAGCTGTTGACCTCGGCTGCTCTGACGAATTGCTTAGCATCGTTGCTATGATTTCTATTCCAACTATCTTTTACCGACCTAAGGAAAAACAAGCCCAGGCCGATCAGAAGAAGGCCAAATTTCATGATCCTCATGGTGATCATCTCACACTTTTGAATGTTTATAACAGCTGGAAGCAGAATAAATTTGCAAGTCCGTGGTGTTTCGAAAATTTCATTCAAGCACGAAGTATGAAGCGCGCAAAAGACGTACGTgatcaattattgaaaatcatgGAACGATACAAGCATCCCATTGTATCTTGTGGCCGGAACACAGATAAAGTTCGACAAGCACTGTGCTCTGGGTTCTTCCGAAATTCTGCTCGAAAGGATCCTCAGGAAGGATACAAGACTTTAATTGAAAGCACACCTGTATACTTACATCCTTCGTCCGCTCTTTTCGGTAAACAAGCTGAATGGGTCATCTATCATACCCTTGTAATGACGACGAAAGAATACATGCATTGCACAACGACCATCGATCCTAAGTGGTTGGTGAGTGCTGCACCAAGCTTCTTTAAGGTGGCGGATGCAGGGAAATTgtcaaagagaaagaaggcaGAGAGGATTCAACCTCTTCATAATAAGTTTGctggagaagatgattggagattgagTGCACAAAAGAGGCAGGGTAGGAGCGGTGGAGGTGGCACTTGGGGTTAA